In Streptococcus parasuis, the following proteins share a genomic window:
- the rpoC gene encoding DNA-directed RNA polymerase subunit beta' codes for MVDVNRFKSMQITLASPSKVRSWSYGEVKKPETINYRTLKPERDGLFDEVIFGPTKDWECSCGKYKRIRYKGITCDRCGVEVTRAKVRRERMGHIELKAPISHIWYFKGIPSRMGLTLDMSPRALEEVIYFAAYVVIDPKDTPLEHKSIMTEREYRERLREYGYGSFVAKMGAEAIQDLLKQVDLPKEIAALKEELKTATGQKRIKAVRRLDVLDAFYKSGNKPEWMILNILPVIPPDLRPMVQLDGGRFAASDLNELYRRVINRNNRLARLLELNAPGIIVQNEKRMLQEAVDALIDNGRRGRPITGPGSRPLKSLSHMLKGKQGRFRQNLLGKRVDFSGRSVIAVGPTLKMYQCGVPREMAIELFKPFVMREIVARDIAGNVKAAKRLIERGDDRIWDILEEVIKEHPVLLNRAPTLHRLGIQAFEPVLIDGKALRLHPLVCEAYNADFDGDQMAIHVPLSEEAQAEARILMLAAEHILNPKDGKPVVTPSQDMVLGNYYLTMEDAGREGEGMVFKDADEAVMAYRNGYVHLHTRVGIATDSLDKPWKDNQKHKVMMTTVGKILFNAIMPEGLPYLQEPNNANLTEGTPDKYFLEPGSDIKAAIAELPINPPFKKKNLGNIIAEIFKRFRTTETSALLDRLKDLGYYHSTLAGLTVGIADIPVIDNKAEIIEESHERVEQIKKQFRRGMITDDERYAAVTDEWRSAKEKLEKRLVEKQDPKNPIVMMMDSGARGNISNFSQLAGMRGLMSAPNGRIMELPILSNFREGLSVLEMFFSTHGARKGMTDTALKTADSGYLTRRLVDVAQDVIIREDDCGTDRGLDIRSITDGKEMIEPLEERLQGRYTKKTVKHPETGAVIIGPNQLITEDIAREIVNAGVEQVTIRSVFTCNTRHGVCRHCYGINLATGDAVEVGEAVGTIAAQSIGEPGTQLTMRTFHTGGVASNSDITQGLPRVQEIFEARNPKGEAVITEVKGEVIAIEEDASTRTKKVFVKGKTGEGEYVVPFTARMKVEVGDQVARGSALTEGSIQPKRLLEVRDVLAVETYLLSEVQKVYRSQGVEIGDKHIEVMVRQMLRKVRVMDPGDTDLLMGTLMDIADFTDANADVVIAGGVPATARPVLMGITKASLETNSFLSAASFQETTRVLTDAAIRGKRDNLLGLKENVIIGKIIPAGTGMARYRNLEPQAINEVEIIEDTVAEELAEEAKLAATE; via the coding sequence GTGGTTGACGTAAATCGATTTAAAAGTATGCAAATCACGTTAGCTTCACCAAGTAAGGTTCGTTCATGGTCTTACGGTGAGGTTAAAAAACCTGAAACAATCAACTATCGTACACTTAAACCAGAACGTGATGGACTTTTTGACGAAGTCATCTTCGGTCCAACAAAAGACTGGGAGTGTTCATGCGGCAAATACAAACGTATCCGTTATAAAGGGATTACTTGTGACCGCTGTGGTGTTGAAGTGACTCGTGCAAAAGTACGTCGTGAACGTATGGGACACATTGAGTTGAAAGCACCAATTTCACACATTTGGTATTTCAAAGGTATTCCAAGTCGTATGGGCTTGACCTTGGATATGAGCCCACGTGCGCTTGAGGAAGTTATCTACTTCGCGGCTTACGTGGTGATTGATCCTAAAGATACACCGCTTGAGCACAAGTCAATCATGACTGAGCGCGAATACCGTGAGCGTTTGCGTGAATATGGCTATGGTTCATTCGTTGCTAAAATGGGTGCAGAAGCGATCCAAGACCTCTTGAAACAAGTTGATCTTCCAAAAGAAATCGCTGCGTTGAAAGAAGAGTTAAAAACTGCTACTGGACAAAAACGGATTAAAGCTGTGCGTCGTTTGGATGTATTGGATGCTTTCTACAAATCTGGAAATAAACCTGAGTGGATGATTCTCAATATCTTGCCAGTTATTCCACCAGATTTGCGTCCGATGGTTCAGTTGGATGGTGGCCGTTTTGCTGCATCTGATTTGAATGAATTATATCGCCGTGTTATCAACCGTAACAACCGTTTGGCTCGTCTATTGGAACTAAACGCTCCAGGGATCATCGTACAAAACGAAAAACGGATGCTCCAAGAAGCTGTGGATGCTTTGATTGACAACGGTCGCCGTGGTCGTCCAATTACAGGACCAGGTAGCCGTCCACTTAAATCACTCAGCCACATGCTTAAAGGTAAGCAAGGACGTTTCCGTCAAAACTTGCTTGGTAAGCGTGTTGACTTCTCAGGACGTTCCGTTATCGCCGTTGGTCCAACTCTTAAAATGTACCAATGTGGTGTACCACGTGAAATGGCTATCGAACTCTTCAAACCGTTTGTTATGCGCGAAATCGTTGCCCGTGATATTGCTGGTAACGTAAAAGCTGCAAAACGTTTGATTGAACGTGGGGATGATCGTATTTGGGATATCTTGGAAGAAGTGATCAAAGAACACCCAGTTCTTTTGAACCGCGCACCTACCCTTCACCGTTTGGGTATCCAGGCTTTTGAGCCAGTTCTGATCGACGGTAAAGCCCTTCGTTTGCACCCGCTTGTCTGTGAAGCTTACAACGCCGACTTTGATGGTGACCAGATGGCGATTCACGTTCCATTGTCAGAAGAAGCACAAGCGGAAGCACGTATCCTTATGCTCGCGGCAGAACACATCCTTAACCCTAAAGATGGTAAACCAGTCGTAACACCATCTCAGGATATGGTTTTGGGTAACTACTACTTGACCATGGAAGATGCTGGTCGTGAAGGTGAAGGTATGGTCTTCAAGGATGCGGATGAGGCTGTTATGGCTTACCGCAATGGCTATGTTCACTTGCATACTCGTGTTGGTATCGCAACAGATAGCCTCGATAAACCTTGGAAAGACAACCAAAAACACAAGGTCATGATGACAACTGTCGGAAAAATCTTGTTCAACGCAATTATGCCAGAAGGTCTTCCATACTTGCAAGAGCCAAACAATGCTAACTTGACAGAAGGAACTCCTGATAAATACTTCTTGGAACCAGGATCAGATATTAAGGCTGCCATTGCAGAATTGCCAATCAACCCACCATTCAAGAAGAAAAATCTTGGTAACATCATCGCTGAAATCTTCAAGCGTTTCCGTACAACTGAAACATCAGCCCTTCTTGACCGTTTGAAAGACTTGGGTTATTATCACTCAACACTCGCTGGTTTGACAGTGGGTATTGCCGATATTCCGGTCATCGACAACAAGGCTGAAATCATTGAAGAATCTCACGAACGTGTAGAACAAATCAAGAAACAATTCCGTCGTGGTATGATTACTGATGATGAGCGTTATGCAGCTGTTACAGATGAATGGCGTTCAGCTAAGGAAAAATTGGAAAAACGTCTGGTTGAAAAACAAGATCCGAAGAACCCAATCGTTATGATGATGGACTCTGGTGCCCGTGGTAACATTTCCAACTTCTCCCAGTTGGCCGGTATGCGTGGTCTGATGTCAGCTCCGAACGGACGTATCATGGAATTGCCTATCTTGTCTAACTTCCGTGAAGGTCTTTCTGTATTGGAAATGTTCTTCTCAACTCACGGTGCCCGTAAGGGTATGACGGATACGGCCTTGAAGACAGCCGACTCAGGTTATCTGACTCGTCGTTTGGTTGACGTTGCCCAAGACGTTATTATTCGTGAAGACGACTGTGGAACAGACCGTGGTCTTGACATCCGTTCTATCACAGATGGCAAGGAAATGATCGAGCCGCTTGAAGAGCGTTTGCAAGGTCGTTACACTAAGAAAACTGTTAAACATCCTGAAACAGGTGCCGTTATCATTGGTCCAAATCAATTGATTACGGAAGATATTGCCCGTGAAATTGTCAATGCAGGTGTTGAACAAGTAACCATCCGTAGCGTATTTACATGTAACACTCGTCACGGTGTCTGCCGTCATTGTTACGGTATCAACTTGGCGACAGGTGATGCGGTTGAAGTGGGTGAAGCAGTTGGTACGATTGCAGCCCAATCTATCGGTGAACCTGGTACACAGCTTACAATGCGTACCTTCCACACGGGTGGTGTAGCCTCAAACAGCGATATCACTCAGGGTCTTCCTCGTGTCCAAGAAATCTTTGAGGCGCGCAATCCGAAAGGGGAAGCGGTTATCACTGAGGTTAAAGGTGAAGTTATCGCTATTGAAGAAGATGCTTCTACTCGTACCAAGAAAGTCTTTGTTAAAGGTAAAACTGGCGAAGGCGAATACGTGGTACCATTTACAGCCCGTATGAAAGTCGAAGTTGGAGATCAAGTTGCGAGAGGTAGCGCCCTCACTGAAGGTTCTATCCAACCAAAACGCTTGCTTGAAGTTCGTGATGTCTTGGCAGTTGAAACGTACCTTCTTTCTGAAGTTCAAAAAGTTTACCGTAGCCAGGGTGTAGAAATCGGTGACAAGCACATTGAGGTAATGGTTCGCCAAATGCTTCGTAAAGTTCGTGTCATGGATCCAGGCGATACAGATCTTCTTATGGGTACACTTATGGATATTGCAGACTTTACAGATGCCAATGCTGACGTGGTTATCGCTGGTGGTGTTCCAGCAACAGCTCGTCCAGTCCTTATGGGGATTACTAAGGCATCTCTTGAAACCAACTCATTCTTGTCAGCAGCATCCTTCCAGGAAACAACTCGTGTCCTTACTGATGCAGCCATTCGTGGTAAACGTGATAACCTTCTCGGTTTGAAAGAGAACGTTATTATCGGTAAGATTATCCCAGCAGGTACAGGTATGGCCCGCTACCGTAATCTTGAACCACAAGCCATCAATGAAGTTGAAATCATTGAAGATACAGTAGCAGAAGAACTTGCTGAAGAAGCAAAACTTGCAGCCACTGAATAA
- the rpoB gene encoding DNA-directed RNA polymerase subunit beta, translated as MAGHEVQYGKHRTRRSFSRIKEVLDLPNLIEIQTDSFQDFLDYGLKEVFEDVLPVSNFTDTMELEFVGYELKEPKYTLEEARAHDANYSAPIYVTFRLVNKETGEIKTQEVFFGEFPIMTEMGTFIINGAERIIVSQLVRSPGVYFNDKVDKNGKVGYGSTVIPNRGAWLELETDSKDIAYTRIDRTRKIPFTTLVRALGFSGDDEIFDIFGDSELVRNTIEKDIHKNPADSRTDEALKEIYERLRPGEPKTAESSRSLLTARFFDPRRYDLAPVGRYKINKKLNLRTRLLNQTLAEHVINGETGEIVLEAGTVLSRDVLEKVEAQFDELNLVEYIPNDNAVLLEPVLLQKFKIVAPKDPERVVTVIGNANPAENVRTVTPADILAEMSYFLNLAEGLGRVDDIDHLGNRRIRAVGELLANQVRIGLTRMERNLRERMSVQDNEVLTPQQIINIRPVTAAIKEFFGSSQLSQFMDQHNPLSELSHKRRLSALGPGGLTRDRAGYEVRDVHYTHYGRMCPIETPEGPNIGLINNLSSYGHLNKYGFIQTPYRKIDRATGTVTNEIVWLTADEEDAYIVAQSTSPLDENNRFVDKIVMGRHQGNNQEFPADSADFMDVSPKQVVAVATACIPFLENDDSNRALMGANMQRQAVPLIDPKAPYVGTGMEYQAAHDSGAAIIAQHDGKVVYADADKVEVRREDGSLDVYHISKFRRSNSGTAYNQRTLVKLGDIVEKGDFIADGPSMENGEMALGQNPIVAYMTWEGYNFEDAVIMSERLVKDDVYTSVHLEEYESETRDTKLGPEEITREIPNVGEDALRNLDEMGIIRIGAEVKEGDILVGKVTPKGEKDLSAEERLLHAIFGDKSREVRDTSLRVPHGADGVVRDVKIFTRANGDELQSGVNMLVRVYIAQKRKIKVGDKMAGRHGNKGVVSRIVPVEDMPYLPDGTPVDIMLNPLGVPSRMNIGQVMELHLGMAARNLGIHIATPVFDGASSEDLWSTVKEAGMDSDAKTILYDGRTGEPFDNRVSVGVMYMIKLHHMVDDKLHARSVGPYSLVTQQPLGGKAQFGGQRFGEMEVWALEAYGASNVLQEILTYKSDDVTGRLKAYEAITKGKPIPKPGVPESFRVLVKELQSLGLDMRVLDEDNNEVELRDLDEGEDDDIIHVDDLEKARAKAAADAAAAFAAEEAEGKE; from the coding sequence TTGGCAGGACATGAAGTTCAGTACGGTAAGCACCGTACCCGTCGTAGTTTTTCAAGAATCAAGGAAGTTCTTGATTTACCAAATTTGATTGAAATCCAAACGGACTCTTTCCAAGACTTTTTAGATTATGGTTTGAAAGAAGTCTTTGAAGATGTACTTCCAGTTTCAAACTTTACGGATACCATGGAATTGGAATTCGTTGGTTATGAATTGAAAGAACCTAAATATACATTGGAAGAGGCGCGTGCGCATGATGCGAACTACTCAGCTCCAATCTATGTAACTTTCCGTCTGGTGAATAAAGAAACTGGCGAAATCAAGACGCAAGAAGTCTTCTTCGGTGAGTTTCCAATCATGACTGAAATGGGTACCTTCATCATCAACGGTGCAGAGCGTATCATCGTTTCTCAGTTGGTTCGTTCACCAGGTGTCTACTTCAATGATAAAGTAGATAAGAACGGTAAAGTAGGTTATGGTTCAACGGTTATTCCTAACCGTGGAGCTTGGTTGGAATTGGAAACAGATTCAAAAGACATTGCCTACACTCGTATTGACCGTACGCGTAAGATTCCATTCACAACGCTTGTTCGTGCGCTTGGTTTCTCAGGCGATGATGAAATCTTTGACATCTTCGGTGATAGCGAATTGGTTCGCAATACCATCGAAAAAGATATTCATAAAAACCCAGCAGATTCTCGTACAGATGAAGCGCTTAAGGAAATCTATGAGCGCCTTCGTCCAGGTGAACCAAAGACAGCTGAAAGCTCTCGTAGCCTTTTGACAGCTCGTTTCTTTGACCCACGTCGTTACGACTTGGCACCTGTTGGTCGTTACAAGATTAATAAAAAACTCAACCTCCGTACTCGTTTGCTCAACCAAACACTTGCTGAGCATGTGATTAACGGTGAGACAGGCGAAATCGTCTTGGAAGCTGGTACTGTATTGAGTCGCGATGTGCTTGAAAAAGTAGAAGCACAATTCGATGAGCTCAACTTGGTAGAGTATATTCCAAATGACAATGCTGTTCTTCTTGAGCCAGTTCTTTTGCAGAAATTCAAGATTGTAGCTCCTAAGGATCCAGAACGTGTTGTGACGGTGATTGGTAATGCGAATCCAGCAGAAAACGTACGTACAGTAACACCTGCGGACATCTTGGCTGAAATGAGCTACTTCCTCAACTTGGCTGAGGGTCTTGGTCGTGTAGATGATATTGACCACTTGGGTAACCGTCGTATTCGTGCCGTTGGTGAATTGCTTGCTAACCAAGTACGTATCGGTTTGACTCGTATGGAACGTAACTTGCGTGAGCGTATGTCTGTTCAAGACAATGAAGTATTGACGCCACAACAAATCATCAATATCCGTCCTGTTACAGCCGCAATCAAAGAATTCTTTGGTTCATCTCAGTTGTCACAGTTCATGGACCAACACAACCCACTTTCTGAGTTGTCTCACAAACGCCGTTTGTCAGCCTTGGGACCTGGTGGTTTGACTCGTGACCGTGCTGGTTATGAGGTTCGAGACGTTCACTACACTCACTATGGTCGTATGTGTCCTATTGAAACGCCTGAGGGACCAAACATCGGTTTGATCAACAACTTGTCTTCTTATGGTCACCTTAACAAGTATGGTTTCATCCAAACACCATACCGCAAGATCGACCGTGCAACTGGTACAGTTACAAACGAAATCGTTTGGTTGACAGCGGATGAAGAAGATGCCTACATCGTAGCACAATCAACATCTCCACTTGATGAAAACAACCGTTTCGTTGATAAGATTGTTATGGGACGTCACCAAGGTAACAACCAAGAGTTCCCAGCAGATTCAGCAGATTTCATGGATGTTTCTCCTAAGCAGGTAGTTGCCGTTGCGACAGCATGTATTCCTTTCTTGGAAAACGATGACTCCAACCGTGCCCTCATGGGTGCCAACATGCAACGTCAGGCTGTACCATTGATTGATCCAAAAGCACCTTACGTTGGTACTGGTATGGAATACCAGGCTGCCCACGACTCAGGTGCGGCAATCATCGCTCAACACGATGGTAAGGTTGTTTACGCAGATGCGGACAAGGTAGAAGTGCGTCGTGAAGATGGATCGCTTGATGTCTACCACATTTCTAAATTCCGTCGTTCAAACTCTGGTACAGCCTATAACCAACGCACCCTTGTAAAATTAGGCGACATCGTTGAAAAAGGTGACTTCATCGCAGATGGACCTTCCATGGAAAATGGGGAAATGGCTCTTGGTCAAAACCCTATCGTTGCCTACATGACTTGGGAAGGTTACAACTTCGAGGATGCGGTTATCATGTCTGAACGCCTTGTGAAAGACGATGTGTATACCTCTGTTCACTTGGAAGAATACGAATCAGAAACACGTGATACTAAGTTAGGCCCTGAAGAAATCACACGCGAAATTCCAAACGTTGGTGAAGATGCTCTTCGCAACTTGGACGAAATGGGGATTATCCGTATTGGTGCCGAAGTTAAAGAGGGCGACATTCTTGTTGGTAAAGTCACACCAAAAGGTGAAAAAGATCTTTCTGCTGAAGAGCGTCTCTTGCATGCAATCTTCGGTGACAAATCACGTGAAGTACGTGATACCTCTCTTCGTGTACCTCACGGTGCCGATGGTGTCGTTCGTGATGTGAAAATCTTTACTCGTGCCAACGGTGATGAATTGCAATCAGGTGTAAACATGTTGGTTCGTGTTTACATCGCTCAAAAACGTAAGATCAAGGTCGGAGATAAGATGGCCGGTCGTCACGGTAACAAGGGTGTCGTTTCACGTATTGTACCTGTTGAGGATATGCCATATCTTCCAGACGGAACACCAGTTGACATCATGTTGAACCCACTTGGGGTGCCATCACGTATGAATATCGGTCAGGTTATGGAACTTCACTTGGGTATGGCTGCACGCAATTTGGGTATCCACATTGCAACACCAGTTTTCGATGGTGCAAGTTCAGAAGATCTTTGGTCAACTGTTAAAGAAGCAGGTATGGACTCAGATGCCAAAACCATTCTTTACGATGGCCGTACAGGTGAGCCATTTGACAACCGTGTATCTGTTGGTGTCATGTACATGATCAAGCTTCACCACATGGTTGATGATAAACTTCACGCCCGCTCAGTCGGACCATACTCACTCGTTACCCAACAGCCACTCGGAGGTAAGGCTCAGTTTGGTGGTCAGCGTTTCGGTGAGATGGAGGTTTGGGCCCTTGAAGCCTACGGTGCTTCAAACGTCCTACAAGAAATCTTGACTTACAAGTCAGATGATGTGACAGGCCGTCTTAAAGCCTATGAAGCCATCACCAAAGGTAAACCAATTCCAAAACCAGGTGTTCCAGAATCATTCCGCGTTCTTGTCAAAGAATTGCAATCACTTGGTTTGGATATGCGTGTCCTTGATGAAGACAACAATGAAGTAGAATTGCGTGACCTTGATGAAGGTGAAGATGATGACATCATCCACGTAGATGATCTTGAAAAAGCACGTGCAAAAGCCGCAGCTGATGCAGCCGCAGCCTTTGCAGCAGAAGAAGCAGAAGGCAAAGAATAA
- the pbp1b gene encoding penicillin-binding protein PBP1B translates to MNNKSEKQDLKKKVDIHQLENGFGIFLRTLKLLINSLVVLGFLIAIFGGGVGVGFVVSLFDKVEVPKTEELVEKVSEVSRISTVTYSDGSLVSEVNSDLLRIPVTSEEVSDYLKQAVIATEDETFETHNGVVPKAVLRAALGSIGLGSSSGGSTLTQQLIKQQLVGDAPTFTRKANEIISALALERNMTKNEILTIYLNVSPFGRNNQGKNIAGVEAAARGIFGKTAKELSVPQAAYIAGLPQSPIVYSPYASDGTRKSDDDMIYGIERYQDVLYNMYRASFLTKEEYEAYKDYDIKQDFITPAPITADTKDYLYYEVMEEAQQVMFDYLVKRDAVSENDLKNDDIKSSYEEMATQELSQGGYIIKSTVDKGIYSAMQSVVANYGSVLDNGNEYVETGSVLIDNSTGAILGFIGGRNFATNQNNHAFDTQRSPASTIKPLLAYGIAIDQGLLGSASILSNYPTNFSSGQPIMYGSSKGTGMMNLQTAIDMSVNIPAFWTYKMIQNAGVNAKDYMEKMNYHIPMYDIESVPLGGGVEISVLTNTNAYQTLANGGVYNKHYIVESITASDGTVVYQHEVAPVQVYSKATASIMNQLLRQVVNSGYTTTFKSRLNSLNPQAATSDFVGKTGTSNEVNDVWLMLSTPKVTLGTWVGNDDNSEMYVWTGYYNNSQYVAYLVDALYNVKSDMFSGKFELDSSVISSNVVSSTGQRAGTVQVNGRQVTIGGATTTSYWAKNGAPVTNYNFMVGGTDSDKRQAWNTIIGSQTTTSSSSTQRSSSSRSSGTSSSSSNNDQDTDTQTSSSD, encoded by the coding sequence ATGAATAACAAATCAGAAAAACAAGATTTAAAAAAGAAAGTTGATATTCATCAGTTAGAGAATGGTTTTGGAATCTTCCTTCGGACCCTTAAATTATTGATTAATTCGCTAGTTGTCTTAGGATTTTTAATTGCTATTTTTGGTGGTGGGGTAGGAGTGGGCTTTGTTGTAAGTCTTTTCGACAAAGTTGAAGTGCCAAAAACAGAAGAGTTGGTTGAAAAGGTATCGGAAGTTAGTCGTATTTCAACGGTTACTTATTCAGATGGTAGTTTAGTTTCAGAAGTAAATTCTGACTTATTACGTATACCAGTCACGTCTGAAGAGGTTTCGGATTATCTAAAGCAGGCTGTTATTGCTACAGAAGACGAAACCTTTGAGACGCATAATGGTGTTGTACCAAAAGCAGTATTACGTGCTGCTTTAGGATCTATCGGACTAGGATCTTCTAGTGGTGGCTCTACTTTGACCCAACAATTGATCAAACAACAATTGGTGGGTGATGCTCCAACCTTTACGCGAAAGGCTAATGAAATCATTTCTGCTTTAGCTTTAGAGCGAAATATGACAAAAAATGAGATATTAACAATTTATTTGAATGTCTCTCCTTTTGGACGAAACAATCAAGGTAAAAATATTGCAGGTGTAGAGGCAGCCGCAAGAGGTATCTTTGGAAAAACGGCTAAGGAGTTAAGCGTCCCACAGGCTGCTTATATCGCTGGATTGCCTCAAAGTCCTATTGTGTATTCTCCGTATGCTTCAGATGGAACACGGAAATCGGATGATGACATGATTTATGGAATTGAGCGTTATCAGGACGTTCTTTATAATATGTATCGGGCTTCTTTTTTGACTAAAGAGGAATACGAAGCTTATAAAGATTATGATATTAAGCAAGATTTTATCACCCCTGCCCCCATCACTGCAGACACAAAAGACTACCTCTATTATGAAGTTATGGAGGAGGCACAGCAGGTCATGTTTGATTATCTCGTTAAACGGGATGCAGTTTCTGAAAATGACTTGAAAAATGATGATATAAAATCATCATATGAGGAGATGGCGACTCAGGAATTAAGTCAAGGGGGATATATTATAAAGAGTACCGTTGATAAAGGCATCTATTCTGCAATGCAATCTGTCGTAGCGAATTACGGTTCAGTTCTAGACAATGGAAATGAATATGTTGAAACAGGAAGTGTTTTGATTGATAATAGTACAGGAGCTATTCTAGGATTTATTGGTGGTAGAAACTTTGCAACAAATCAAAATAACCACGCCTTCGATACACAACGGTCACCCGCTTCTACTATTAAACCATTGTTAGCTTATGGTATTGCTATTGATCAAGGATTGCTAGGGTCTGCAAGTATTCTATCTAACTATCCTACAAACTTCTCAAGTGGTCAGCCAATTATGTACGGCAGTAGTAAAGGTACTGGTATGATGAATTTACAGACTGCAATTGATATGTCTGTAAATATCCCGGCTTTTTGGACTTATAAAATGATTCAAAACGCAGGGGTTAATGCTAAGGATTACATGGAAAAAATGAATTATCATATTCCAATGTATGATATTGAAAGCGTGCCATTAGGCGGAGGAGTTGAAATCTCTGTACTAACGAATACCAACGCCTATCAGACTTTGGCCAATGGCGGTGTTTATAATAAGCACTATATTGTTGAAAGTATCACTGCATCGGATGGAACAGTAGTGTATCAGCATGAAGTGGCACCTGTTCAAGTATACTCAAAAGCGACTGCAAGCATCATGAACCAATTGTTGAGGCAAGTAGTTAATTCTGGATATACTACTACATTTAAAAGTCGACTAAATAGTTTGAATCCTCAAGCTGCCACTTCAGATTTTGTTGGAAAAACGGGTACAAGTAATGAGGTAAATGATGTTTGGTTAATGTTATCTACTCCGAAAGTAACCTTAGGAACATGGGTGGGGAATGATGACAACTCAGAAATGTACGTCTGGACAGGATACTATAATAATTCACAATACGTTGCATACCTTGTGGATGCATTATACAATGTCAAATCGGATATGTTTTCAGGCAAGTTTGAACTGGATAGCAGTGTCATCTCTTCTAATGTTGTATCTTCTACTGGTCAACGTGCTGGAACAGTTCAGGTGAATGGTCGTCAAGTAACGATTGGTGGTGCGACCACAACAAGTTATTGGGCCAAAAACGGTGCACCTGTAACCAATTATAACTTCATGGTTGGCGGGACCGACAGCGATAAACGTCAGGCTTGGAATACTATAATTGGGTCGCAAACGACCACATCAAGTAGCTCAACTCAACGCAGTAGCTCTAGTCGAAGCAGTGGTACAAGTTCTTCGAGTTCAAATAATGACCAAGATACAGACACTCAGACATCTAGCAGTGACTAA
- the tyrS gene encoding tyrosine--tRNA ligase — MNIFEELKARGLVFQTTDEEALVKALTDGQVSYYTGYDPTADSLHLGHLVAILTSRRLQLAGHKPYALVGGATGLIGDPSFKDAERSLQTKDTVDGWVTKIQGQLSRFLDFENGDNRAEMVNNYDWFSDISFIDFLRDVGKYFTVNYMMSKDSVKKRIETGISYTEFAYQIMQGYDFYELNDKHNVTLQIGGSDQWGNMTAGTELLRRKADRTGHVMTVPLITDSTGKKFGKSEGNAVWLDADKTSPYEMYQFWLNVMDDDAVRFLKIFTFLSLDEIAEIEEQFNAARHERLAQKILAKEVVTLVHGEEAYNQALNITEQLFAGNIKNLSAKELKQGLSNVPNYAVQAEDNLNIVELLVTSGIVNSKRQAREDVANGAIYVNGERVQELDYTLSDSDKIDGELTVIRRGKKKYSVLTY; from the coding sequence ATGAACATTTTTGAAGAACTGAAAGCTCGCGGCTTGGTCTTTCAAACAACAGACGAAGAAGCCTTGGTAAAAGCATTAACAGATGGACAAGTTTCTTATTATACAGGCTATGATCCAACAGCTGATAGTTTACACTTAGGCCATCTGGTTGCCATCCTAACAAGCCGTCGGTTACAATTAGCTGGGCACAAACCTTATGCTCTTGTTGGTGGTGCTACCGGTCTGATTGGTGATCCATCTTTTAAAGATGCGGAACGTAGCTTGCAAACCAAAGATACCGTGGACGGCTGGGTAACAAAAATCCAAGGTCAGCTCTCTCGCTTCTTGGATTTTGAAAATGGTGACAACCGAGCTGAAATGGTCAACAACTACGACTGGTTCTCAGATATTAGCTTCATTGACTTCCTTCGTGATGTCGGTAAATACTTCACTGTCAACTACATGATGAGCAAAGATTCTGTTAAAAAACGAATTGAGACAGGAATTTCTTACACTGAATTTGCATACCAAATCATGCAAGGCTATGATTTCTATGAGTTGAATGATAAGCATAATGTTACATTGCAAATTGGTGGTTCAGATCAATGGGGCAATATGACCGCCGGCACGGAATTACTACGTCGCAAAGCTGATAGAACTGGTCACGTGATGACTGTTCCGCTCATCACTGACTCAACCGGTAAGAAATTTGGTAAGTCTGAGGGTAATGCTGTTTGGCTTGATGCTGATAAAACATCTCCTTACGAAATGTACCAATTCTGGCTCAATGTCATGGACGACGATGCCGTTCGTTTCTTGAAAATCTTTACATTCTTATCTCTTGATGAGATTGCAGAGATTGAAGAACAATTCAACGCAGCCCGTCATGAACGCCTGGCTCAGAAGATTTTGGCTAAGGAAGTCGTGACATTGGTCCACGGTGAAGAAGCCTATAACCAAGCACTTAACATCACCGAGCAATTGTTCGCTGGCAACATCAAAAACCTATCCGCAAAAGAACTTAAACAGGGTCTCAGCAACGTTCCAAACTACGCTGTACAGGCTGAAGACAACCTCAACATCGTTGAACTCTTGGTTACCTCTGGTATTGTTAACTCAAAACGCCAAGCTCGTGAAGATGTAGCAAATGGTGCCATCTATGTCAACGGTGAGCGTGTGCAGGAATTGGACTACACTCTTTCTGACAGCGACAAAATCGACGGCGAGTTGACCGTTATCCGTCGTGGTAAGAAGAAATATTCTGTTTTGACTTATTAA